A stretch of the Leptospira stimsonii genome encodes the following:
- a CDS encoding acyl-CoA dehydrogenase family protein, which translates to MDFTIPPEVEEVKKRVRDFVENYAIPAEDHYDYDHGRMPEKITEDLRKKVKELGLWTPHLPKSEGGLGLDMVGTAIIFSELGRSPIAPYLCNCDAPDEGNMHLLHIAANKEQKEKYYYPLTQGKIRSAFAMTEPPPGAGADPQTLFTNAVKDGNEYVINGHKWYCTGANGASFLIVMSKVADSFRRTTMFLVPTDTPGYTMVREIGVMGSHGPGGHCELKFENVRVPESAILGRVGEGFKWSQERLGPARLTHCMRWLGLARRSIEIAREYALKRQVFGQRIADHQGIQWMFAESALEIESGYMLTLKAAHTLRAGEDARLIISMAKWSVSETLCKVIDRAIQICGSHGYGRDMKLELFYRDARAARIADGPSEVHKMVIGRNLVSGKHEF; encoded by the coding sequence ATGGATTTTACAATACCGCCGGAAGTGGAAGAGGTTAAAAAGAGAGTTCGCGATTTCGTGGAAAACTACGCGATTCCCGCCGAGGATCATTACGATTACGATCACGGAAGAATGCCGGAAAAAATCACGGAAGATCTCCGTAAAAAAGTAAAAGAACTCGGACTCTGGACTCCGCATCTTCCTAAGTCGGAAGGCGGACTCGGCTTGGACATGGTGGGAACCGCCATCATCTTCTCCGAACTCGGAAGATCTCCGATCGCACCGTATCTCTGCAACTGCGACGCACCCGACGAAGGGAACATGCATCTTCTGCATATCGCCGCGAACAAAGAACAAAAAGAGAAATATTATTATCCTTTAACTCAGGGAAAAATTCGTTCCGCATTTGCGATGACCGAACCTCCTCCCGGCGCAGGGGCCGATCCTCAAACCCTTTTTACAAACGCCGTCAAAGACGGAAACGAATACGTGATCAACGGACACAAATGGTATTGTACGGGTGCAAACGGCGCTTCGTTTTTGATCGTAATGTCCAAGGTGGCCGATTCTTTTAGAAGAACCACGATGTTCTTGGTTCCGACGGATACTCCGGGTTATACGATGGTTCGGGAAATCGGAGTGATGGGTTCTCACGGGCCCGGCGGTCATTGCGAATTAAAATTCGAAAACGTAAGAGTTCCAGAGTCTGCGATTCTCGGAAGAGTTGGCGAAGGTTTTAAATGGTCCCAAGAACGTTTGGGTCCCGCTCGTCTAACGCACTGTATGCGATGGCTCGGACTCGCGAGAAGATCCATAGAAATCGCAAGAGAATACGCGCTCAAAAGACAGGTCTTTGGGCAAAGAATCGCGGATCACCAGGGAATTCAATGGATGTTCGCTGAATCCGCGCTTGAAATAGAATCGGGATATATGCTGACTCTCAAGGCCGCCCATACTCTCAGAGCGGGAGAAGACGCAAGACTAATCATCTCGATGGCGAAATGGAGCGTGTCAGAAACCCTTTGCAAAGTGATCGATCGAGCGATTCAGATCTGCGGGTCCCACGGTTACGGACGAGATATGAAGTTGGAGCTTTTTTACCGGGACGCGAGAGCCGCAAGAATCGCCGATGGACCGAGCGAGGTTCATAAGATGGTGATCGGACGAAATCTGGTCAGCGGCAAACACGAATTTTAG
- a CDS encoding phosphotransferase family protein has translation MNDTELKNVLEVYLSGRLKGKTEIQAMVSLSGGACQENFLAELKVEDGPEKGSYETVFRTDKGAALLASLSREDEFGVCDLAYKAGVKTPRPFWLETDRSVTGSPFYFMQKISGKATGRYIVKDPSLNKIRKQLTLDLAENLAKIHSVKPESCKDEKLKKVLWMGQDSKDKTVATGSIHSLRLELEKKTESYPAMEMILNWLEKNAKPSDNVVLIHGDFRTGNFMVTPDGLQGIVDWEFAHWGDRHEDLTWLCMRDWRFGKLNKEAGGFADRSEFYEAYEKASGVTLDPSMITYWEVMGNLRWAIGCIGQSERHLSGKDKGIELAAIGRRACEMEYEAMRIIENAR, from the coding sequence ATGAACGATACAGAATTAAAAAACGTTTTGGAAGTATATCTTTCCGGACGATTGAAGGGAAAGACGGAGATTCAGGCGATGGTCTCTTTGAGCGGGGGAGCCTGCCAGGAAAATTTTTTGGCGGAACTCAAGGTCGAGGACGGACCGGAAAAGGGATCGTATGAAACCGTATTTCGAACGGACAAGGGCGCGGCTTTATTGGCTTCCCTGAGTCGTGAAGACGAATTCGGGGTTTGTGATCTCGCTTACAAAGCCGGAGTCAAAACTCCGCGACCTTTTTGGCTTGAAACCGATCGATCCGTAACCGGAAGTCCGTTTTATTTTATGCAGAAAATCTCCGGTAAGGCGACCGGAAGATATATCGTAAAGGACCCTTCGCTTAACAAAATTCGTAAACAACTCACGTTGGACCTTGCGGAAAATCTCGCGAAGATTCATTCCGTAAAACCGGAGAGCTGTAAGGACGAGAAGTTAAAAAAAGTTCTTTGGATGGGACAAGATTCGAAAGATAAGACCGTCGCTACCGGATCGATTCATTCTCTTCGTTTGGAATTGGAAAAAAAGACGGAAAGTTATCCCGCTATGGAGATGATTCTCAACTGGCTTGAGAAAAACGCCAAGCCTTCGGACAACGTCGTTCTTATCCATGGAGACTTTAGGACAGGGAATTTTATGGTCACTCCGGACGGTCTCCAAGGAATCGTAGACTGGGAATTCGCGCACTGGGGGGATCGTCACGAAGATCTCACTTGGCTTTGTATGAGGGACTGGAGATTCGGAAAATTGAATAAGGAAGCGGGAGGTTTCGCCGATCGTTCTGAATTCTACGAAGCGTATGAAAAAGCCTCGGGCGTGACTCTGGATCCTTCAATGATTACCTATTGGGAAGTGATGGGAAATCTTAGATGGGCGATCGGTTGTATCGGTCAATCGGAAAGACATCTTTCCGGAAAAGATAAAGGAATCGAATTGGCCGCAATCGGAAGAAGGGCGTGCGAAATGGAATACGAAGCGATGAGGATCATAGAAAATGCAAGATAA
- a CDS encoding PaaI family thioesterase has product MEPETIYREIRASQNGQDWHHKNCFGCGPDNPKGIHASFPFHEESGEVRFPFKIEKSFEGAPGYAHGGVLATLLDEAQGVLCFHLGHFVMTDQLYMRYHKAVPLQEEVEVRCWVTMVRRRRLYTKASIHLSKTGELLVSSKARWYDMSERTMRRMFQGTVFPIDVLLQVLEVNQKRGKEIRKRLKRQKANAELKES; this is encoded by the coding sequence ATGGAACCTGAGACAATCTACCGGGAGATCAGAGCCAGTCAGAACGGTCAAGACTGGCATCATAAAAACTGTTTTGGTTGTGGTCCGGATAATCCGAAAGGAATCCACGCGAGTTTTCCCTTTCACGAAGAAAGTGGAGAAGTTCGATTCCCGTTTAAGATAGAAAAATCGTTCGAAGGCGCGCCCGGTTACGCACACGGTGGAGTGCTCGCGACTCTTCTTGATGAAGCGCAAGGTGTTCTTTGTTTTCATCTCGGGCATTTCGTTATGACCGATCAACTGTATATGCGTTATCACAAAGCGGTTCCTCTTCAGGAAGAAGTCGAAGTCCGTTGTTGGGTGACGATGGTTCGAAGAAGAAGACTTTATACGAAAGCGAGCATTCATCTTTCCAAAACTGGGGAACTTTTAGTTTCTTCCAAAGCTCGTTGGTACGATATGTCCGAAAGAACGATGCGTAGAATGTTCCAAGGAACCGTCTTCCCCATCGACGTTCTTCTCCAAGTCTTGGAAGTCAACCAGAAGCGAGGGAAAGAAATCCGGAAGCGTCTGAAACGTCAAAAAGCAAACGCCGAACTCAAAGAATCGTAA
- a CDS encoding DUF6285 domain-containing protein — protein sequence MQDKPSSTDLLEAIQDFLMKEVLPQFKDKDLLSYKTLVSWNMLGVISREIRSGEESLDKELLRLSKLLKKATSFPSTLNEKKNLANTWNLELRDRIRKEKLSIEDSEYWNHVKETVREKVEVTNPRFTTES from the coding sequence ATGCAAGATAAGCCGAGCTCGACGGATCTTCTGGAAGCGATTCAGGATTTCCTAATGAAGGAAGTTCTTCCGCAGTTTAAGGATAAGGATCTTTTATCCTATAAAACATTAGTAAGTTGGAATATGTTAGGGGTGATCTCCAGAGAAATCCGTTCCGGAGAAGAGTCGCTCGACAAAGAACTTCTCAGACTTTCCAAACTCTTAAAAAAGGCAACTTCGTTCCCTTCCACTCTCAACGAAAAAAAGAATCTCGCAAATACATGGAACTTAGAGCTTCGCGATAGAATCAGAAAGGAAAAGTTATCCATCGAGGATTCCGAATATTGGAATCACGTTAAGGAGACGGTGAGAGAAAAGGTAGAAGTGACCAATCCTAGATTCACTACGGAAAGTTAA
- a CDS encoding SMP-30/gluconolactonase/LRE family protein, whose translation MNRTRILAVFSILILSGIGYSFFTPSPIDPVAYDPPIPPLMEGAFAPNQLLVNAELIAPGKLQGPEDMEVDDHGNVFTSCENGKIVHISPEGNVKAYAATGGRPLGNKLLSDGRLIVADADKGLLEIGRKGEIKVLTTEAEGVPFRFTDDLDVAKDGTVYFSDASDKYGSQEYLYDLMEARPNGRLLRYDPSTGRTEVLLKELYFANGVALSQNEDFVLVNETYRYRIRRYWLKGPKAGQNDFFIENLPGFPDNISSDGNGTFYLALFTVRNSLMDSILHPRPGLKTFIAKLPKFLWPKAQPYGFVLLLDENGTPLRSFQEPSGKHLKAITSVKYKNGFLYLGSLHNDRIGKYKLNP comes from the coding sequence ATGAACCGGACTCGGATTCTTGCCGTTTTTTCAATTCTTATCTTATCCGGAATCGGGTATTCGTTTTTTACACCTTCTCCAATCGACCCCGTTGCTTACGATCCTCCTATTCCTCCTTTGATGGAAGGCGCGTTTGCACCTAACCAGTTGTTAGTGAACGCGGAACTGATCGCGCCGGGAAAACTTCAAGGTCCGGAGGACATGGAAGTGGATGATCATGGAAACGTCTTTACTTCTTGTGAAAACGGAAAGATCGTACATATTTCTCCCGAAGGAAACGTCAAAGCCTACGCGGCCACCGGAGGAAGACCCTTGGGTAACAAACTTCTTTCGGACGGGCGTTTGATCGTCGCCGATGCGGACAAAGGTCTTCTGGAGATTGGAAGGAAAGGGGAGATTAAAGTTCTCACCACGGAAGCGGAAGGTGTTCCGTTTCGTTTTACGGACGATCTCGACGTCGCAAAGGATGGGACCGTTTACTTTTCGGACGCCTCCGATAAATACGGGAGTCAGGAATATCTCTACGACTTGATGGAAGCGAGACCGAACGGAAGACTCTTACGATACGATCCATCCACCGGAAGAACGGAGGTTTTGTTAAAAGAATTATACTTTGCGAATGGAGTCGCTCTTTCCCAAAACGAGGATTTCGTTCTGGTGAATGAAACGTATCGTTATCGAATTCGACGTTACTGGTTAAAAGGACCGAAAGCGGGTCAGAACGATTTTTTTATCGAAAATCTTCCGGGTTTTCCGGACAACATTTCCTCCGATGGAAACGGAACTTTTTATCTGGCGCTTTTTACGGTTCGAAATTCATTGATGGATTCCATTCTGCATCCTCGTCCGGGTTTGAAAACATTCATCGCAAAACTTCCGAAATTTCTCTGGCCCAAAGCGCAACCGTACGGATTCGTTCTTCTTTTGGATGAAAACGGTACGCCGCTTCGTAGTTTTCAAGAACCCAGTGGAAAACATTTGAAAGCGATCACTTCCGTAAAATATAAAAATGGTTTTCTCTATTTAGGGAGTCTTCACAATGATCGAATCGGAAAATACAAATTGAACCCGTAG
- a CDS encoding acyltransferase family protein, translated as MNSKPFLEVKEKHKKRLFYLDNLRSFALLLGLVFHVAIVYAAEIKYPLRNEERSEVFDVFGEWVHVFRMPLFFFLSGYFTEVIFRSKSLKEFLKMRIFRIFIPTVIGILLFAPMQSFVSLLQAGEKPSYLDFYFRIFLNGNIRPSHLWFLYFLILFTVLHLLIRKITLPLSSFLKREPEQKTFYQEFKTISIFTLISVVGTCLINLFYMKDDSWYAIEPVNFVYNYTFFLCGSLLISKENLLLEPQSDKFWIWGTLALLSFWGFYEISRIDPFWSYFGYTGNWRRVLHIFLKCATGWLFIRLLIGIFQKFFDFKNTYTEYMRTASLPIYLVHHPVSLLAGFYVVHSSLGIAGKFLLHLFLVLSITLAFYHFLIRPFRWINLILGNQIPQKKKPFPGVSSELKV; from the coding sequence TTGAACTCGAAGCCATTCTTAGAAGTAAAAGAAAAACACAAAAAAAGACTCTTTTACTTAGACAATCTCCGTTCCTTTGCCCTTTTGCTCGGACTTGTATTTCACGTAGCGATCGTCTACGCGGCGGAAATCAAATACCCGCTTCGTAACGAGGAACGATCCGAAGTCTTCGACGTATTCGGAGAATGGGTGCACGTTTTTAGAATGCCCTTATTCTTCTTTCTTTCCGGATATTTCACGGAAGTCATCTTTCGATCCAAGTCTCTCAAAGAATTTCTAAAGATGCGGATCTTTCGAATATTCATTCCCACCGTTATCGGAATTTTACTCTTCGCACCGATGCAATCCTTCGTCTCCCTTTTGCAGGCTGGTGAAAAACCTTCCTACTTGGATTTCTATTTTAGAATTTTCTTAAATGGGAATATACGCCCTTCCCACCTTTGGTTTCTTTACTTCTTAATCCTATTCACGGTCTTACATCTTCTGATCCGAAAAATCACCCTTCCTCTTTCCTCGTTTCTAAAAAGAGAACCCGAGCAAAAGACATTCTATCAAGAATTCAAAACGATCTCGATCTTCACTTTGATCAGCGTCGTAGGAACTTGCTTGATCAATCTTTTTTATATGAAAGACGATTCCTGGTACGCGATCGAACCGGTGAACTTCGTTTACAACTATACCTTTTTTCTTTGCGGAAGCCTTCTCATTTCCAAGGAGAATCTACTTTTGGAACCGCAATCCGATAAATTTTGGATCTGGGGAACTCTCGCTTTGTTAAGCTTCTGGGGTTTTTATGAGATCAGTAGAATCGATCCTTTTTGGTCTTACTTCGGTTATACGGGAAATTGGAGAAGAGTCCTTCATATCTTTTTGAAGTGTGCGACGGGTTGGCTCTTCATCCGACTTTTGATCGGAATTTTCCAAAAATTTTTCGACTTTAAGAACACATATACGGAATATATGAGAACCGCGAGTTTGCCGATTTATTTAGTACATCATCCTGTTTCTTTGCTCGCGGGATTTTACGTGGTTCATAGTTCCTTAGGAATCGCCGGAAAATTCCTACTTCACTTGTTTCTGGTCCTTTCCATCACATTAGCATTCTATCATTTTCTAATACGTCCTTTCCGATGGATCAATCTAATTCTCGGAAATCAAATTCCACAAAAAAAGAAACCGTTCCCAGGAGTGTCCAGTGAACTCAAAGTTTAA
- a CDS encoding histidine phosphatase family protein: MSVVYLVRHGQANSQGSDYDLLTSHGKKQAFALGRHMATNGEIPDRIITGTMRRHLETGESFLEGVKSVVGQQEKFSIESFLHRDSGWNEFAPELWGSYSKLIASRRTDFEKTLLQFGKVRLKGGIRSAALFFKLTEEILKIWKEGKDTPEGIETFSAFEKRVFHSSNVWFSPSDKERSFIFTSGTPISLVLNRLLRQDEDCFAWMPWIWNTSVSTFRWVRGKYLPVSINGVPHLFEKSDRTLF; the protein is encoded by the coding sequence ATGTCCGTCGTTTATCTTGTTCGTCATGGTCAGGCCAATTCTCAAGGATCGGACTACGATCTTCTCACTTCTCACGGAAAAAAACAGGCCTTCGCTCTGGGTCGTCATATGGCGACTAACGGAGAAATTCCGGATCGAATCATCACCGGAACCATGCGTAGACATTTAGAAACCGGAGAATCGTTTTTGGAAGGAGTGAAGTCGGTCGTGGGGCAACAGGAAAAATTCTCCATCGAATCCTTTTTGCATAGAGATTCAGGTTGGAACGAATTCGCACCGGAACTCTGGGGTTCTTATTCCAAATTGATCGCGTCTCGGCGAACCGACTTCGAAAAGACCCTCCTCCAGTTCGGCAAGGTTCGACTCAAGGGAGGAATTCGATCCGCGGCTTTGTTCTTTAAATTGACCGAGGAAATTCTCAAAATCTGGAAAGAAGGAAAGGACACTCCGGAAGGGATCGAGACTTTTTCCGCTTTCGAGAAAAGAGTATTCCATTCTTCTAATGTTTGGTTTTCGCCTTCCGATAAGGAACGAAGTTTTATCTTCACATCGGGGACTCCTATATCTTTAGTATTGAATCGGCTTTTGCGTCAGGATGAGGATTGTTTCGCCTGGATGCCTTGGATTTGGAATACTTCCGTCAGCACGTTTCGTTGGGTGAGAGGAAAGTATCTTCCTGTTTCGATCAACGGAGTTCCTCATCTCTTCGAAAAAAGCGATCGTACTCTCTTTTAG
- a CDS encoding Crp/Fnr family transcriptional regulator, giving the protein MVHKLGVEYKESDIIFEENQDAEVMYLIVKGKVGIHKKVKEAYKLLVELKEGDMFGEMALIDKTPRSARAVARTDVSLIAINEGAFFNLIQTNPGFSMKVVKILSSRLRETNKTIASLLKADKKNLVTSALINFSQTHGEQDGTSYRIHLNHFMKWAILRVGLEHQDLVHSISLLVKDKMVEQPKEDPSSLIIREALFKYTVDA; this is encoded by the coding sequence ATGGTCCATAAACTGGGCGTTGAATACAAAGAATCCGACATTATCTTTGAAGAGAATCAGGATGCGGAAGTAATGTATCTGATCGTGAAGGGAAAAGTAGGCATTCACAAAAAAGTAAAGGAAGCTTATAAACTCCTCGTAGAATTAAAAGAGGGAGATATGTTCGGCGAAATGGCACTGATCGACAAAACTCCTCGGAGCGCGAGAGCGGTCGCAAGAACGGATGTTTCGCTCATCGCGATCAACGAAGGCGCTTTTTTTAATCTTATACAAACCAATCCCGGTTTTTCGATGAAGGTCGTAAAAATACTTTCTTCCCGATTGAGAGAAACCAATAAAACAATCGCATCCTTATTGAAGGCGGATAAAAAGAATCTTGTCACTTCCGCCCTGATCAACTTTTCGCAAACGCACGGAGAACAAGACGGAACCTCCTATAGAATTCATCTCAATCATTTTATGAAATGGGCGATATTAAGAGTAGGCTTGGAGCATCAGGATTTGGTACATTCCATCAGCCTATTAGTAAAAGACAAAATGGTCGAACAACCGAAAGAAGATCCTTCCAGTTTGATCATCAGAGAAGCCCTTTTTAAATATACGGTGGATGCTTGA
- a CDS encoding DMT family transporter: MAWIYLIVASAFEIGFTTCLKLSENFSKPIWTVGFGISAVLSLVFLNKAIQTIPIGTGYAVWTGLGAVGTVIVGVVLHGEPLDFWRGFFLSTLILSVFGLKFLVSES, from the coding sequence ATGGCTTGGATCTATCTCATCGTTGCTTCCGCTTTTGAAATCGGTTTTACTACTTGTCTGAAACTTTCCGAGAATTTTTCAAAGCCGATTTGGACCGTCGGTTTCGGAATTTCGGCGGTCTTGAGTCTCGTATTCTTAAACAAAGCGATTCAAACGATTCCTATCGGAACGGGCTACGCGGTGTGGACCGGATTGGGCGCGGTAGGAACGGTAATCGTCGGGGTTGTTCTTCACGGGGAACCTTTGGACTTCTGGAGAGGTTTTTTTCTATCCACATTGATTCTTTCCGTATTCGGTCTTAAATTCCTCGTCTCGGAATCTTGA
- a CDS encoding glutathione S-transferase family protein yields the protein MIELYTASTPNGRKASIMLEELGIPYTVHPIDFGKLEQKEEWFLKINPNGRIPAIIDKDNGDFPVFESGAILLYLAEKTGKLLPKDPKERSVAIQWLMFQMGGVGPMQGQAGVFLKYAPEKIPFAIARYQNETKRLYSVLDRRLGEAKYLGGNELSIADIATWPWVNVHDYIEISLDEFPNLKRWDEELAKRPAFIKGKDIPNKVEYKKDEEELRKKGQAILGK from the coding sequence TTGATAGAATTATATACGGCGTCGACCCCGAATGGAAGGAAAGCTTCCATCATGTTAGAAGAATTAGGAATTCCTTATACAGTTCACCCGATCGATTTCGGCAAATTGGAACAGAAGGAAGAATGGTTTTTAAAGATCAATCCGAACGGAAGAATCCCGGCGATCATCGATAAAGACAACGGGGACTTTCCTGTTTTTGAATCCGGAGCAATTCTTCTCTACTTGGCTGAAAAGACGGGAAAGCTCTTACCAAAAGATCCGAAGGAAAGAAGCGTCGCGATCCAGTGGTTGATGTTTCAAATGGGCGGCGTCGGCCCGATGCAAGGTCAGGCCGGAGTATTCTTAAAATACGCTCCCGAAAAAATTCCTTTTGCGATCGCGAGATATCAAAATGAAACCAAACGTCTTTATTCCGTTCTAGATCGCAGATTAGGTGAGGCGAAATACCTCGGAGGAAACGAACTTTCCATCGCGGACATTGCGACCTGGCCTTGGGTGAACGTTCACGACTATATTGAAATTTCTCTGGATGAATTTCCGAATCTAAAACGCTGGGATGAGGAATTGGCAAAACGTCCCGCTTTTATTAAAGGAAAAGATATTCCGAATAAAGTGGAATACAAAAAAGACGAGGAAGAACTCAGAAAGAAAGGCCAAGCTATATTAGGAAAATAG
- a CDS encoding sensor histidine kinase: MPIQQSHSRTSIPKVGIWIFWMSSILVFVSFLGNYHYEERNTDRLIDNIHWTISYVCAAVLAWIGYIAAEGGIHRFRLWFALGLSANALGQLSWAIQVYLDYYVTPTPSDYLFPLVAPCFVIGYSIIVIECNKEKIRAVVLDALGLTTAILTLSLALYLPQREGVSIPQLLPLINHPVSFLTAAALGLLLIPLLRLQPDRYWFLFLLGTWGTGFCWLVWNALFISEIPPDGTLLNACFSISALVMGYGSLTWFPRFNESPVWERRYEAALRLLPLFEVVASSITIVLAGTLPGFPQGVRIVAWTGTTIVVVIASVRQSFLVSEMTETEQKIRSINEDLEGIVAKRTEELRTVNQYLISKNDQVLKAMEELRNAQAQLIRSEKMAVLGQLVAGIAHELNTPLGAIVSSNEGIRSVLYNSWEGLLRDYSGFTESEKSIWEILFAKGIAPREFYDTKEERSKRKKISILLSEQGIGEALRIADILTDLGMSPEDVAEISKNINKEDNLLLIAQNALSLSSLARASFTIEKAAEKASLVIQALKEYAYKDRSGTVMTFVDIRKQLETVLTLYYSKYKTEVEVERDMPEISMVWGNAEALTQVWTNIIGNALYAMNYKGKLKISCKETPKTWVVSISDSGGGIEDTIRDRIFEPFFTTKPSGAGTGLGLDICRRIIEDHNGKISFETSKHGTTFFVVLPISNQRSDSE, from the coding sequence ATGCCAATACAACAAAGTCATTCTCGGACTTCGATACCCAAAGTCGGAATTTGGATATTTTGGATGAGTTCGATCCTTGTATTCGTTTCCTTTTTAGGAAATTACCACTATGAAGAACGAAACACGGATAGGCTGATCGATAATATTCATTGGACGATTTCCTACGTTTGTGCGGCGGTTCTCGCGTGGATCGGCTACATCGCCGCGGAAGGAGGGATTCATCGTTTTCGACTTTGGTTTGCTCTTGGTCTTTCCGCAAACGCACTCGGACAACTTTCCTGGGCGATTCAAGTTTATTTAGATTACTACGTTACGCCCACTCCGAGCGATTATCTTTTTCCTCTGGTTGCTCCCTGTTTTGTGATCGGTTATTCCATTATAGTTATTGAATGTAATAAGGAGAAAATACGAGCGGTTGTACTCGACGCGCTCGGATTGACCACTGCGATTCTTACACTTTCTCTGGCATTGTATCTGCCGCAGAGGGAAGGTGTGAGTATTCCCCAACTTCTTCCGTTGATCAATCATCCCGTTTCGTTTTTGACCGCCGCCGCGTTAGGACTTCTTTTGATCCCGCTTCTTCGTCTTCAACCGGATCGTTATTGGTTTTTATTTTTATTAGGAACCTGGGGCACCGGTTTTTGTTGGTTGGTGTGGAACGCTCTATTTATATCCGAGATTCCTCCGGACGGAACTTTGCTCAACGCCTGTTTTTCGATTTCCGCACTCGTGATGGGCTACGGATCTTTGACTTGGTTTCCTAGATTCAACGAAAGTCCGGTTTGGGAAAGAAGATACGAAGCGGCTCTAAGGCTCCTTCCTTTGTTTGAAGTCGTGGCGAGTTCGATCACGATCGTACTCGCGGGAACTCTTCCAGGATTTCCGCAAGGCGTGAGAATCGTGGCTTGGACCGGAACCACGATCGTGGTTGTGATTGCGAGTGTGAGACAAAGTTTTCTCGTAAGCGAGATGACGGAGACGGAACAAAAAATCCGATCCATCAACGAAGATTTGGAAGGAATCGTCGCAAAAAGAACGGAAGAATTAAGAACCGTAAATCAATATCTCATCTCAAAAAACGACCAAGTTCTCAAAGCGATGGAAGAATTGAGAAACGCACAGGCGCAATTGATTCGTTCCGAAAAAATGGCCGTGCTCGGACAATTGGTAGCGGGCATCGCCCACGAACTCAACACCCCATTGGGTGCGATCGTTTCTTCCAATGAAGGAATTCGTTCGGTCCTGTACAATTCCTGGGAAGGATTACTTCGAGATTATTCGGGTTTTACGGAGTCCGAAAAATCGATATGGGAAATCTTGTTCGCAAAAGGAATCGCTCCCAGGGAATTTTACGATACGAAAGAGGAAAGAAGTAAAAGGAAAAAAATCTCCATTTTGTTAAGCGAACAGGGAATCGGGGAGGCGTTGCGTATCGCGGATATCCTTACGGACTTGGGTATGAGTCCCGAAGACGTAGCGGAAATTTCGAAAAATATAAACAAAGAAGACAATCTTCTTTTGATCGCACAGAATGCGCTTTCACTTTCGAGTCTTGCTAGGGCGAGTTTTACGATCGAAAAAGCCGCCGAAAAAGCTTCCCTAGTGATTCAGGCGTTGAAGGAATACGCGTATAAGGATCGTTCCGGAACTGTGATGACTTTCGTAGACATTCGAAAACAACTGGAAACGGTTCTTACTCTTTATTATTCTAAATACAAGACGGAAGTGGAAGTCGAAAGGGATATGCCAGAAATATCCATGGTATGGGGAAACGCCGAAGCTCTCACCCAGGTATGGACGAACATCATCGGTAACGCGCTTTATGCGATGAATTACAAAGGGAAACTGAAGATATCTTGTAAAGAAACTCCGAAGACTTGGGTCGTATCGATTTCGGATAGCGGAGGAGGAATCGAAGACACGATTCGTGATCGTATCTTCGAACCTTTTTTTACCACAAAACCTTCCGGCGCGGGAACAGGACTCGGTCTGGATATTTGTAGAAGAATCATAGAAGATCATAACGGGAAGATCTCCTTCGAAACTTCAAAACACGGGACCACTTTTTTTGTGGTATTGCCGATTTCGAACCAAAGGTCCGATTCTGAGTAG
- a CDS encoding ArsR/SmtB family transcription factor produces MKKKKKFPFETEATLQLMSAISDPVKLKIAKILSCHREVKAGDIAKEFDISRTTISHHLNKMKLLNLVSSRKEGKEIYYSVDKTLIVDTLKEVVKFLEA; encoded by the coding sequence ATGAAGAAAAAAAAGAAATTTCCTTTCGAAACCGAGGCGACCCTTCAGCTGATGTCCGCGATTTCCGACCCGGTAAAACTCAAAATCGCTAAAATTCTTTCCTGTCATCGCGAGGTTAAAGCCGGAGATATCGCAAAAGAATTCGATATTTCTAGAACGACGATCTCTCATCATCTAAACAAGATGAAACTTCTAAATCTTGTTTCATCCAGGAAGGAAGGAAAAGAAATCTATTACTCCGTTGATAAGACGTTGATCGTAGATACTCTAAAAGAAGTTGTAAAATTTTTAGAAGCCTAA